A genomic stretch from Mycobacterium malmoense includes:
- a CDS encoding DNA-directed RNA polymerase subunit beta, which produces MADSRQSKTDTTPPQGRPKSSTNNSVPGAPKRVSFAKLREPLEVPGLLDVQTDSFEWLIGSPRWREAAIARGEGKGGAKPVGGLEEVLYELSPIEDFSGSMSLSFSDPRFDEVKAPVDECKDKDMTYAAPLFVTAEFINNNTGEIKSQTVFMGDFPMMTEKGTFIINGTERVVVSQLVRSPGVYFDETIDKSTEKTLHSVKVIPSRGAWLEFDVDKRDTVGVRIDRKRRQPVTVLLKALGWTNERITERFGFSEIMMSTLEKDNTAGTDEALLDIYRKLRPGEPPTKESAQTLLENLFFKEKRYDLARVGRYKVNKKLGLPAAESAVPASTTLTEADVVATIEYLVRLHEGQATMTVPGGVEVPVETDDIDHFGNRRLRTVGELIQNQIRVGMSRMERVVRERMTTQDVEAITPQTLINIRPVVAAIKEFFGTSQLSQFMDQNNPLSGLTHKRRLSALGPGGLSRERAGLEVRDVHPSHYGRMCPIETPEGPNIGLIGSLSVYARVNPFGFIETPYRKVVDGVVTDEIVYLTADEEDRHVVAQANSPTRPNEAGAEVFEEGRVLVRRKAGEVEYVPSSEVDYMDVSPRQMVSVATAMIPFLEHDDANRALMGANMQRQAVPLVRSEAPLVGTGMELRAAIDAGDVVVANKPGVIEEVSADYITVMADDGTRHTYRMRKFARSNHGTCANQSPIVDAGDRVEAGQVIADGPCTQNGEMALGKNLLVAIMPWEGHNYEDAIILSNRLVEEDVLTSIHIEEHEIDARDTKLGAEEITRDIPNVSDEVLADLDERGIVRIGAEVRDGDILVGKVTPKGETELTPEERLLRAIFGEKAREVRDTSLKVPHGESGKVIGIRVFSREDDDELPAGVNELVRVYVAQKRKISDGDKLAGRHGNKGVIGKILPAEDMPFLPDGTPVDIILNTHGVPRRMNIGQILETHLGWVAKSGWKVDVAGGTPDWAANLPEDLLHAEPDAIVSTPVFDGAKEEELQGLLSSTLPNRDGEVLVDGDGKAVLFDGRSGEPFPYPVTVGYMYIMKLHHLVDDKIHARSTGPYSMITQQPLGGKAQFGGQRFGEMECWAMQAYGAAYTLQELLTIKSDDTVGRVKVYEAIVKGENIPEPGIPESFKVLLKELQSLCLNVEVLSSDGAAIELREGEDEDLERAAANLGINLSRNESASVEDLA; this is translated from the coding sequence TTGGCAGATTCCCGCCAGAGCAAGACGGACACTACTCCTCCCCAGGGTCGCCCAAAAAGTTCCACTAACAACTCCGTGCCCGGAGCACCGAAACGAGTTTCTTTCGCCAAACTCCGCGAACCGCTTGAGGTTCCGGGGCTGCTTGACGTGCAGACCGACTCGTTCGAGTGGTTGATCGGCTCGCCGCGCTGGCGCGAGGCCGCCATAGCCCGCGGCGAGGGCAAAGGGGGGGCCAAGCCGGTAGGTGGCCTGGAAGAGGTGCTCTACGAGCTGTCGCCCATCGAGGACTTCTCCGGTTCGATGTCGCTGTCTTTCTCCGATCCCCGCTTCGACGAGGTCAAGGCGCCGGTCGACGAGTGCAAAGACAAGGACATGACCTACGCGGCCCCGCTGTTCGTCACGGCCGAGTTCATCAACAACAACACCGGCGAGATCAAGAGCCAGACGGTGTTCATGGGTGACTTCCCGATGATGACCGAGAAGGGCACCTTCATCATCAACGGGACCGAGCGCGTCGTCGTCAGCCAGCTGGTGCGCTCGCCCGGTGTGTACTTCGACGAGACCATCGACAAGTCGACCGAGAAGACGCTGCACAGCGTCAAGGTGATCCCGAGCCGCGGCGCGTGGCTGGAGTTCGACGTCGACAAGCGCGACACCGTGGGCGTGCGCATCGACCGCAAGCGCCGCCAGCCGGTCACCGTGCTGCTCAAGGCGCTGGGTTGGACCAACGAGCGGATCACCGAGCGGTTCGGCTTCTCCGAGATCATGATGTCGACGCTGGAGAAGGACAACACCGCCGGCACCGACGAGGCGCTGCTGGACATCTACCGCAAGCTGCGTCCGGGCGAGCCGCCGACCAAGGAGTCCGCGCAGACCCTGCTGGAGAACCTGTTCTTCAAGGAGAAGCGCTACGACCTGGCCAGGGTTGGCCGTTACAAGGTCAACAAGAAGCTCGGGCTGCCGGCGGCCGAGTCGGCCGTACCCGCCTCGACCACGCTGACCGAAGCGGATGTCGTCGCCACCATCGAGTACCTGGTGCGCCTGCACGAGGGCCAGGCAACGATGACGGTTCCCGGCGGCGTCGAGGTGCCGGTGGAGACCGACGACATCGACCACTTCGGCAACCGCCGGCTGCGCACGGTCGGGGAGCTGATCCAGAACCAGATCCGCGTCGGCATGTCGCGGATGGAGCGCGTCGTCCGGGAGCGGATGACCACCCAGGACGTCGAGGCGATCACGCCGCAGACGCTGATCAACATCCGGCCGGTGGTCGCCGCGATCAAGGAGTTCTTCGGCACCAGCCAGCTGTCGCAGTTCATGGACCAGAACAACCCGCTGTCGGGGCTGACCCACAAGCGCCGGCTGTCGGCGCTGGGCCCGGGTGGTCTGTCGCGTGAGCGTGCCGGCTTGGAGGTCCGTGACGTGCACCCGTCGCACTACGGCCGGATGTGCCCGATCGAGACCCCGGAGGGTCCGAACATCGGCCTGATCGGTTCGCTGTCGGTGTACGCGCGGGTCAATCCGTTCGGGTTCATCGAGACGCCTTATCGGAAGGTTGTGGACGGTGTCGTTACTGACGAGATCGTCTACCTGACCGCCGACGAGGAGGACCGCCACGTCGTGGCGCAGGCCAACTCGCCGACCAGACCCAACGAGGCCGGTGCCGAGGTTTTCGAAGAGGGGCGTGTCCTGGTTCGCCGCAAGGCGGGCGAGGTGGAGTACGTGCCCAGCTCCGAGGTGGACTACATGGACGTCTCGCCGCGGCAGATGGTGTCCGTGGCCACCGCCATGATTCCGTTCCTCGAGCACGACGACGCCAACCGTGCCCTGATGGGCGCCAACATGCAGCGCCAGGCGGTTCCGCTGGTGCGCAGCGAGGCGCCGCTGGTGGGCACCGGCATGGAGCTGCGCGCGGCGATCGACGCCGGCGACGTCGTCGTCGCCAACAAGCCCGGGGTGATCGAGGAGGTGTCCGCCGACTACATCACCGTGATGGCCGACGACGGCACCCGGCATACCTACCGGATGCGCAAGTTCGCCCGCTCCAACCACGGCACCTGCGCAAACCAGTCCCCGATCGTGGACGCGGGCGACCGGGTGGAGGCCGGCCAGGTGATCGCCGACGGTCCGTGCACCCAGAACGGTGAGATGGCGCTGGGCAAGAACCTGCTCGTGGCGATCATGCCGTGGGAAGGCCACAACTACGAGGACGCGATCATCCTGTCCAACCGCCTCGTCGAAGAAGATGTGCTGACCTCGATCCACATCGAGGAGCATGAGATCGACGCCCGCGACACCAAGCTGGGCGCCGAGGAGATCACCCGGGACATCCCGAACGTCTCTGACGAGGTGCTGGCCGACCTGGACGAGCGTGGCATCGTGCGCATCGGCGCCGAGGTTCGCGACGGCGACATCCTGGTCGGCAAGGTCACCCCGAAGGGCGAGACCGAGCTGACGCCGGAGGAGCGGCTGCTGCGGGCGATCTTCGGCGAGAAGGCCCGCGAGGTCCGCGACACCTCGTTGAAGGTGCCGCACGGCGAGTCCGGCAAGGTGATCGGCATCCGGGTGTTCTCCCGCGAGGACGACGACGAGCTGCCGGCCGGGGTCAACGAGCTGGTCCGCGTCTACGTGGCCCAGAAGCGCAAGATCTCCGACGGCGACAAGCTGGCCGGCCGGCACGGCAACAAGGGCGTCATCGGCAAGATCCTGCCGGCCGAGGACATGCCGTTCCTGCCGGACGGCACGCCGGTGGACATCATCCTGAACACCCACGGTGTGCCGCGACGGATGAACATCGGCCAGATCCTGGAGACCCACCTCGGCTGGGTGGCCAAGTCCGGGTGGAAGGTCGACGTGGCGGGCGGGACTCCGGACTGGGCCGCCAACCTGCCCGAAGACCTGTTGCACGCCGAGCCCGACGCCATCGTGTCGACGCCGGTGTTCGACGGCGCCAAGGAAGAAGAGCTGCAGGGCCTGCTGTCCTCGACGCTGCCGAACCGCGACGGTGAGGTGCTGGTGGACGGCGACGGCAAGGCGGTGCTGTTCGACGGGCGCAGCGGTGAGCCGTTCCCGTACCCGGTGACCGTCGGCTACATGTACATCATGAAGCTGCACCACCTGGTGGACGACAAGATCCACGCCCGCTCCACCGGCCCGTACTCGATGATCACCCAGCAGCCGCTGGGCGGTAAGGCGCAGTTCGGTGGCCAGCGCTTCGGTGAGATGGAGTGCTGGGCCATGCAGGCCTACGGCGCCGCGTACACGCTGCAGGAGCTCTTGACCATCAAGTCCGACGACACGGTCGGGCGGGTCAAGGTCTACGAGGCGATCGTCAAGGGCGAGAACATCCCGGAGCCGGGCATCCCCGAGTCGTTCAAGGTGCTGCTCAAGGAGCTGCAGTCGCTGTGTCTCAACGTCGAGGTGCTGTCGTCCGACGGTGCGGCGATCGAGCTGCGCGAAGGCGAGGACGAGGACCTGGAGCGGGCCGCGGCAAACCTGGGAATCAACTTGTCCCGCAACGAATCCGCGTCCGTTGAGGACCTGGCTTAG
- a CDS encoding DNA-directed RNA polymerase subunit beta', whose amino-acid sequence MLDVNFFDELRIGLATAEDIRQWSYGEVKKPETINYRTLKPEKDGLFCEKIFGPTRDWECYCGKYKRVRFKGIICERCGVEVTRAKVRRERMGHIELAAPVTHIWYFKGVPSRLGYLLDLAPKDLEKIIYFAAYVITSVDNEMRHNELSTLEAEMMVERKGVEDQRDTELEARAQKLEADLAELEAEGAKADARRKVRDGGEREMRQIRDRAQRELDRLEDIWSTFTKLAPKQLIVDENLYRELVDRYGEYFTGAMGAESIQKLIENFDIDAEAESLREVIRSGKGQKKLRALKRLKVVAAFQQSGNSPMGMVLDAVPVIPPELRPMVQLDGGRFATSDLNDLYRRVINRNNRLKRLIDLGAPEIIVNNEKRMLQESVDALFDNGRRGRPVTGPGNRPLKSLSDLLKGKQGRFRQNLLGKRVDYSGRSVIVVGPQLKLHQCGLPKLMALELFKPFVMKRLVDLNHAQNIKSAKRMVERQRPQVWDVLEEVIAEHPVLLNRAPTLHRLGIQAFEPMLVEGKAIQLHPLVCEAFNADFDGDQMAVHLPLSAEAQAEARILMLSSNNILSPASGRPLAMPRLDMVTGLYYLTTEIEGDTGEYQPAADDRPETGVYSSPAEAIMAADRGVLSVRAKIKVRLTQLRPPAEIEAELFGTNGWQPGDAWMAETTLGRVLFNELLPLGYPFVNKQMHKKVQAAIINDLAERYPMIVVAQTVDKLKDAGFYWATRSGVTVSMADVLVPPRKKEILDRYEERADKVEKQFQRGALNHEERNEALVEIWKEATDEVGQALREHYPSDNPIITIVDSGATGNFTQTRTLAGMKGLVTNPKGEFIPRPVKSSFREGLTVLEYFINTHGARKGLADTALRTADSGYLTRRLVDVSQDVIVREHDCQTERGIVVELAERAADGTLIRDPYIETSAYARTLGADAVDEAGNVVVARGEDLGDPSIDALLAAGITQVKVRSVLTCTTGTGVCATCYGRSMATGKLVDIGEAVGIVAAQSIGEPGTQLTMRTFHQGGVGEDITGGLPRVQELFEARVPRGKAPIADVTGRVRLEEGERFYKITIVPDDGGEEVVYDKLSKRQRLRVFKHEDGSEGVLSDGDHVEVGQQLMEGSADPHEVLRVQGPREVQIHLVREVQEVYRAQGVSIHDKHIEVIVRQMLRRVTIIDSGATEFLPGSLIERAGFESENRRVVAEGGEPAAGRPVLMGITKASLATDSWLSAASFQETTRVLTDAAINCRSDKLNGLKENVIIGKLIPAGTGINRYRNIQVQPTEEARAAAYTIPSYEDHYYSPDFGQATGAAVPLDDYGYSDYR is encoded by the coding sequence GTGCTCGACGTCAACTTCTTCGATGAACTCCGCATCGGCCTGGCCACCGCGGAGGACATCCGGCAATGGTCTTACGGCGAGGTCAAGAAGCCGGAGACGATCAACTACCGCACGCTGAAGCCGGAGAAGGACGGCCTGTTCTGCGAGAAGATCTTCGGACCGACTCGGGACTGGGAGTGCTACTGCGGCAAGTACAAGCGCGTCCGCTTCAAGGGCATCATCTGTGAGCGGTGCGGCGTCGAGGTGACCCGCGCCAAGGTGCGCCGCGAGCGGATGGGACACATCGAGCTGGCCGCCCCGGTCACGCACATCTGGTACTTCAAGGGTGTGCCGTCGCGCCTGGGATACCTGCTGGACCTGGCCCCGAAGGACCTCGAGAAGATCATCTACTTCGCCGCGTACGTGATCACCTCGGTCGACAACGAGATGCGGCACAACGAGCTGTCGACGCTCGAGGCCGAAATGATGGTGGAGCGCAAGGGCGTTGAGGACCAGCGCGACACCGAACTGGAGGCCCGTGCGCAGAAGCTGGAGGCCGACCTGGCCGAGCTGGAGGCGGAGGGCGCCAAGGCCGATGCCCGGCGCAAGGTTCGTGACGGCGGCGAGCGGGAGATGCGCCAGATCCGCGACCGCGCGCAGCGTGAGCTGGACCGGCTGGAGGACATCTGGAGCACCTTCACCAAGCTGGCCCCCAAGCAGCTCATCGTCGACGAGAACCTCTACCGCGAGCTGGTCGACCGTTACGGCGAGTACTTCACCGGTGCCATGGGCGCGGAGTCGATCCAGAAGCTGATCGAGAACTTCGACATCGACGCCGAGGCCGAGTCGCTGCGCGAGGTCATCCGAAGCGGCAAGGGGCAGAAGAAGCTTCGCGCGCTCAAGCGGCTCAAGGTGGTCGCCGCCTTCCAGCAGTCGGGCAACTCGCCGATGGGCATGGTGCTCGACGCCGTGCCGGTGATCCCGCCGGAATTGCGCCCGATGGTGCAGCTCGACGGCGGCCGGTTCGCCACCAGCGACCTCAACGACCTGTACCGCCGGGTGATCAACCGCAACAACCGGTTGAAGAGGTTAATTGACCTCGGAGCTCCTGAAATCATTGTCAACAACGAGAAGCGGATGCTGCAGGAGTCCGTGGACGCGCTGTTCGACAACGGCCGCCGCGGGCGCCCGGTCACCGGGCCCGGCAACCGTCCGCTGAAGTCGCTGAGCGACCTGCTCAAGGGCAAGCAGGGCCGGTTCCGGCAGAACCTGCTCGGCAAGCGCGTCGACTACTCGGGCCGCAGCGTTATCGTGGTCGGCCCGCAGCTCAAGCTGCACCAGTGCGGCCTGCCCAAGCTGATGGCGCTGGAGCTGTTCAAGCCGTTCGTGATGAAGCGGCTCGTCGACCTCAACCACGCGCAGAACATCAAGAGCGCCAAGCGCATGGTGGAGCGCCAGCGTCCCCAGGTGTGGGACGTGCTGGAAGAGGTCATCGCCGAGCATCCGGTGCTATTGAACAGGGCACCGACGCTCCACAGATTGGGCATCCAGGCCTTCGAGCCAATGCTGGTGGAGGGCAAGGCCATTCAGCTGCACCCGCTGGTGTGTGAGGCGTTCAACGCCGACTTCGACGGCGATCAGATGGCGGTGCACCTGCCGCTCTCGGCCGAGGCGCAGGCCGAGGCCCGCATCCTGATGCTGTCTTCCAACAACATCCTGTCGCCGGCGTCCGGTCGCCCGCTGGCCATGCCGCGACTGGACATGGTGACCGGGCTGTACTACCTGACCACCGAGATCGAGGGCGACACGGGCGAATACCAGCCGGCCGCCGACGACCGTCCGGAAACGGGTGTGTACTCCTCGCCGGCCGAGGCCATCATGGCCGCCGACCGCGGTGTTTTGAGCGTGCGGGCCAAGATCAAGGTGCGGTTGACCCAGCTGCGTCCGCCGGCCGAGATTGAGGCCGAGCTGTTCGGCACCAATGGCTGGCAGCCGGGGGACGCGTGGATGGCCGAGACCACGCTGGGCCGGGTGTTGTTCAACGAGCTGCTGCCGCTGGGCTATCCGTTCGTGAACAAGCAGATGCACAAGAAGGTGCAGGCCGCCATCATCAACGACCTGGCCGAGCGCTACCCGATGATCGTGGTCGCGCAGACCGTCGACAAGCTCAAGGACGCCGGCTTCTACTGGGCGACCCGCAGCGGTGTCACGGTCTCGATGGCCGACGTGCTGGTTCCGCCGCGCAAGAAGGAGATCCTCGACCGCTACGAGGAGCGGGCCGACAAGGTCGAAAAGCAGTTCCAGCGTGGCGCTTTGAACCACGAGGAGCGCAACGAGGCGCTGGTGGAGATCTGGAAGGAAGCCACCGACGAGGTCGGTCAGGCGCTGCGGGAGCACTACCCCAGCGACAACCCGATCATCACGATCGTCGACTCGGGTGCCACGGGTAACTTCACCCAGACCCGGACGCTGGCGGGCATGAAGGGTCTGGTGACCAACCCGAAGGGTGAGTTCATCCCGCGTCCGGTCAAGTCGTCGTTCCGCGAGGGCCTGACCGTGCTGGAGTACTTCATCAACACCCACGGGGCTCGAAAGGGCTTGGCGGACACCGCGTTGCGTACCGCCGACTCCGGGTATCTGACCCGGCGTCTGGTGGACGTTTCGCAGGACGTCATCGTTCGCGAGCACGACTGCCAGACCGAGCGTGGCATCGTTGTCGAGCTGGCCGAGCGCGCGGCCGACGGCACGCTGATCCGCGACCCGTACATCGAAACCTCGGCGTACGCGCGGACTTTGGGCGCCGACGCGGTCGACGAGGCGGGCAACGTCGTCGTCGCGCGCGGTGAGGACCTGGGTGACCCGTCGATCGACGCCCTGTTGGCGGCGGGCATCACGCAGGTCAAGGTGCGCTCGGTGCTGACCTGTACCACCGGCACGGGCGTGTGCGCGACCTGCTACGGGCGCTCCATGGCCACCGGCAAGCTGGTCGACATCGGCGAGGCCGTCGGCATCGTGGCCGCCCAGTCCATCGGTGAGCCCGGCACGCAGCTGACCATGCGGACCTTCCACCAGGGTGGTGTCGGTGAGGACATCACCGGCGGTCTGCCGCGGGTGCAGGAGCTGTTCGAGGCCCGCGTCCCGCGCGGCAAGGCGCCCATCGCCGACGTCACCGGGCGGGTCCGTCTCGAGGAGGGCGAGCGCTTCTACAAGATCACCATCGTTCCCGACGACGGGGGCGAGGAGGTCGTGTACGACAAGCTCTCCAAGCGGCAGCGGCTCCGCGTGTTCAAGCACGAGGACGGCTCCGAGGGGGTGCTGTCCGACGGCGACCACGTCGAGGTGGGCCAGCAGCTGATGGAAGGCTCGGCCGACCCGCACGAGGTGCTGCGCGTGCAGGGCCCCCGCGAGGTGCAGATCCACCTGGTCCGCGAGGTCCAGGAGGTCTACCGCGCCCAGGGTGTGTCGATCCACGACAAGCACATCGAGGTGATCGTTCGCCAGATGCTGCGCCGAGTCACCATCATCGACTCGGGCGCGACGGAGTTCCTGCCCGGCTCGCTGATCGAGCGTGCGGGATTCGAGTCGGAGAACCGCCGGGTGGTGGCCGAGGGCGGCGAGCCCGCCGCCGGTCGTCCGGTGCTGATGGGTATCACGAAGGCGTCGCTGGCCACCGACTCGTGGCTCTCGGCGGCGTCGTTCCAGGAGACCACGCGGGTGCTGACCGATGCGGCGATCAACTGCCGCAGCGACAAGCTCAACGGTCTGAAGGAGAACGTGATCATCGGCAAGCTGATCCCGGCCGGCACCGGGATCAACCGCTACCGCAACATCCAGGTGCAACCCACCGAGGAGGCCCGCGCCGCGGCGTACACGATCCCGTCCTACGAGGATCACTACTACAGCCCGGACTTCGGCCAGGCCACCGGGGCCGCGGTCCCGCTGGACGACTACGGCTACAGCGACTACCGCTAA
- a CDS encoding deoxyribonuclease IV has protein sequence MLIGSHVRNDDPLAAAQADGADVVQFFLGNPQSWKKPKPRDDAETLKASTIPLYVHAPYLINVASANNRIRIPSRKILQDTCDAASAINATAVIVHGGHADDNDMEAGFERWVKALDYLNTDVQVYLENTAGGDHAMARHFDTIGRLWDRIGDTGIGFCLDTCHTWAAGEALVDAVDRIKAITGRVDLVHCNDSKDEAGSGRDRHANLGSGQIDTELLVAAVKAADAPVICETADEGRKDDIAFLREKTSG, from the coding sequence GTGCTCATCGGTTCGCACGTCCGCAACGACGATCCCCTGGCCGCCGCCCAAGCCGACGGCGCCGACGTGGTGCAGTTCTTCCTCGGCAACCCGCAGAGCTGGAAGAAGCCCAAGCCGCGTGACGACGCCGAGACACTGAAGGCATCGACCATCCCGCTGTACGTCCACGCGCCGTATCTGATCAATGTGGCCTCGGCCAACAACCGCATCCGCATCCCGTCGCGCAAGATCCTGCAGGACACCTGCGACGCGGCGTCCGCCATCAACGCCACGGCGGTGATCGTGCACGGCGGCCACGCCGACGACAACGACATGGAGGCCGGCTTCGAGCGGTGGGTCAAGGCGCTGGACTACCTGAACACAGACGTGCAGGTCTATCTGGAGAACACCGCGGGCGGCGACCATGCGATGGCCCGCCACTTCGACACCATCGGCAGGCTCTGGGATCGCATCGGCGACACCGGGATTGGCTTCTGTTTGGACACTTGCCACACATGGGCGGCGGGTGAGGCGCTGGTGGATGCCGTGGATCGCATCAAGGCCATCACGGGTCGCGTCGACCTGGTGCACTGCAACGACTCCAAGGACGAGGCGGGCTCGGGTAGGGACCGCCACGCCAACCTGGGCAGCGGCCAGATCGATACCGAGCTGCTGGTGGCGGCGGTCAAGGCCGCCGATGCGCCGGTCATCTGCGAAACCGCCGACGAGGGCCGCAAGGACG